The region AAAAGCATAAACACACAACACCAAGATTACTTGGATCAATTTTGCTACCTACATCCAAGGCAGGACAAAGCCCTAGTCGAAATTCACTATGAAAAATAGAAGAGATTACAACAATCAATGTAATTTACAGAGATCTGAAGAACCACTCTCAAAACCCCAATTGTGAATCAAGAACAATTAGAAGAAAGTTACAAACCCAAGAACTGATCTCTCTTTCTCTAAAATTTCTCTCAATTATAAAATGCATTCTCTAATTCGATCTTAATCGTTTTGAACAAATTGTGTAAATATATTTCTAATAAGAGAATTTGCCACATCAACAAATCTCGTCAAAACTGATTTTCTAATATAAAACCCAAATATATTGAGACTTCCAAAATCTCATGTTAAGACACGGGCCGAGGCTGCAACCCGTAACATTCCTCGCCGCGGCCATTGCTCTCTGACTGCGAGGCCGCGGCCACTGTAAATGTGAGGCAACTCTTCAATAGTACCTTTCATGACAAGGTTGTATTGGCATTGAAGGAAAATGTTGAGTTGTTTGGATTGATAAATTGGCATAATGCACAATTGTAGGTATCCAATGATCATTTAATGGCAACACAAGAACAAGTATTAGTATTGCAAAAGAGCAAGTTGTCATCAGCAAAAAGTGAGTGAGTAATCTTCGAAGCTCTTCTAGCGATAGCTAAACCTGAGAGCATTCCCTTATTATCTTCGGAGTGCAAAAGTCTCGAAAAAGATTCGGCACAAATAAGAAAGAGATGTAGTGACAAAAGATTGTCTTGATTTGGAATGAGACAACCATAAACTTCCCACGACCTAGTGGAAGGATTAAACTTTGTGATGTTTTCCTCAATAAACAACAAGTAATGGTTGTTGGTGGTTTATGGTTTGTACCTCACAAATGTTTACAGTGGTTGCTGGATATTAGTATATGAGTCCATTACATTGAGACTATGAACTACAATTACACATGCCTTTTGCTCAAATAACATTCGATTCCAAGAtctcattttaaatatttaaacatcAATTGTGCTATTTCTCTACTGATTTTCATTATCATATAAGGAGGATTGCAAATGTAGTATGGTCTTGCTAGATACACACGCACTTAGAGTGGTCACTAATTTCATTGCTTGGAGGATATTCTTGTATTAATCTATTTTGTTATTGTAAGTGAATGGGGCGAGTATAATGCATTTACTTTGTTGACAACACAAGTGTAGGCAATTTGTATTTTTTACACTTTGATAATATTTttaccaatttttttatatgacagtgtatattgtaATCATTTAAGACAccttataaaattttaaaaaattttgaataatttacaatgctgaaaataaagttcaaacaaTTGATTTTTACACgcatatacaaaaaaataaacaCGCGTGTAACAAgttgtttgaatcttattttcggtaccataatttattcagaatttcttgaaaatttataggatattctaaatagctacaatgtacacggtcatataaaaaaaaaaattggattacaTCTATCCAAGTaccaaaactaaaaaataaatgcATTGTAGtcgcttaaaaaaaaaaaatcaaactaatataaatatttgtttatgaTTAACAATATATATCTATTATTAAACAGAATAATTTTGGTATTATTAAATCACCCTCAACCGAACCACGGAGTTTTgttaaaacaaatataaaatgttacaaattaattaaaagaaattatttcaatagtataaaataaatttaattaaaaaatatatatcagataagataattttataaaaagaaaaatataatatttaattgatGTTAGATTAAATTAAGCATAATTGCTCTTGTTAGATAACAAGGCAATAATTAAAGATATTATTGTTAGTTGTAACTGAGTAACTGTACAAGTTTTTCTAACCCATTCATTCTCTTTGATCCGCCAAAACAAAATCCCAGCTCTCTCTCTCCAATAATCACTGCTTCCTTTTCTCTCCCAAGAACACTTCATTTTCTTCTCTATTTCACCCTCAAAACCCTTAAACCCCTAAATTCTCCGTTGGGTTCTCCGGCCAAACCCACTTCGCCGGTTCTCTTCCCTTTCTAGCTATCAGTATCAGGTATCTATTGTTATGCTAGTTACTCTCTATTGTTCATTTCTATATATGTTTTGATTAAtctgtatatacacatttgggctGCTGAGAAATTTAGAAATGTGTAGAACTTAGATTCTTTGTGAGTGGAAATGAAATCATGGCTAGCTAGCATTCTCTAATTAAGCGAAAAGAGTTGATGGTTTCTCAAAGGAATGATGAGATTACGTATTAGGGAATTTGTTACTAAATGACAATTCATTGGCTGTTTCAGTTTTTTGGTCTTGAAATATATTGTCTACCAGACAATGAATAGTCAGTTCCATTCATTGTTTGGATTTAATTTCAATATTTACCTTAGGTGTGCACGTAGCTAGCTATCATTTCTGGGTAAAGACCATTTTTTAGCTATTAATTGCTATAAATATAGGTATACATGCATATTCATTTTATGCATCTTAAGTCATGGTTGATCACATGAACCATATTCTTCACGTGAGTTGCTTCCTTGCTATTTATTGATCTTTGTTTCAGCAATCCCCTTATTTTCATCTTTGTGCATGATATATCTATGATTTTGTTAAATATTGAGTTGTGAGTACTGTTTAAGTGAATAAATTACTGGTGTAAGTATATATAGTGCTATATTTATTTTCTAGTTATGTTGACATATGCAGTTGAGGGGGGCACATACTGTCCGTTCAAAGTGAGATACTAGGAAATTGAAATTTCATGGCAGGTAATGGCCTGCCATCACTGGGTCGAGTAAAGTTAACTGATTTAGTACCTGCTGAAGGCGTTCCATCTGATTCTTACAAGTTATCAGTTTCAACGTTGACACAGTCTCTAGCTCAATATTCTGCTGCCATTATTCAGTTTCCAATGAGTGACGGAGCTCTCCTGAGAGCTGCTTTAGACTCTGCTCGTCTCTACTTCCATCAAAAACCGTCCTACCCATCTGCGGATATGATTCATCCGAATGACCCTCGTGATTGGTGCAAGACTTCTGGTTACTATGCAGATCCTTCACTGTGGCAAGAAACCTATGATTATAGACCTGGAGTCACCCCTCCAGATTCTAACAATGGGATGGAATGTCCTCCAGCAGGTTTGCCAGATATATTTTCTCTGCTTGGAAAGGTTGCAAGGGTTATACTAGATGCCATTAGCTTTTTCCTGAACTTACGTAGCTCGCCCTTCTCTAAAATACTTGATAATGTTCCCTTGAGACCTCGTGAGATCTCATCATCAGTGCTGTCTGTCTGCTGTCATGCAAGGCCATCATTCCAGGGAGCCCAACACCATAATTTTGCAACCCAAGAGGATGGACAACTGGTAATGTTTTCTGACCATGAGCATCAAGTTGACAAAAGCTTGATATCTTTAGTGAAGTCAGATAAGGCTGGTTTGCACATAAAGGATTGTCAAGGTCATTGGAATCTGGTGGATGAAGTTCTTGGTCCTCAGGAGGCGATTGTTTATCCTGGACTTGCACTTTATCATGAAACTGCAGGATATTTCAACCCTGCTCTGCACAGAACTGATATTAATAATCTCCAAAGTAATTTGCTTGGGCGTTGTTCTTTAGCTTTCAAACTCATGCCTAAATCTATGAGTAGTCTCAGTTGTTCAGAAATGAGAGCTGCTGGTCATGGGGTAGATGCTCAGTTCCAACTTCCAGTACCAGTTGATGACTTTATGCAGAAAGCCCACCCAACTGATCAACTTTTTAACAGGAACAGTGTCTCAAATTTCAATTTTAATGCCACCCAAGAGGGTAAGCAATATAATAACTCTTACTATCTGGTTGCTTGACTGGCAGTGATTGCCAGAATTAAATTGTTATGTTGATGATTTGAACTCTACTCTTTGAAATAGGATATTAATAGTTTATGATACTTAATGAATTTTAAAAAGAATTGGCTTTGTGGTTGTTTTATGAATGAGGAAAGGTGATTTTAGCTTGTAGTTTGTTTCTTTTTCTGTTAATAGCTCTTAGTGAGAAGCTTTTAACAGCAGGTCCTTGGATCGATGAAATGCTGGTACAGGATCCATGAAGATAAGGAGGAGGAAGAATGATTCAAGATCTAAACCTCTACCACCTTCAAAAAGATTACGCCTCGAGGCCCAGAGAGTGCTAAAGGAAAAAGTCCAGGACATCGCAGATAAGAAGGGCATCAAGCTGAGGTTCTGCAACCTGAAGGAGTGTGAGAATCACATTCACACGCACGATAGTCCGTGTGCCAACATAAGGATGGAAATAGGGTGGCCGCCTGGAGTTCCGTTTGTTCATCCCCATGATCTACCAAACAAGGCAAAGATGGGTTTTCTTGAAGCATATGAACCTGGTTGGTCAgcaactcatgatatggagttaaGTCTAACCGAACCTGGACAAGCCAGTCAACACTCAGCTAATTGTAAGTTTCAATTTAGTGTTTCTGGCTTTCTTTTGCTTTATGCACATTTTACTCAAGTTCCTGATGCCATAAACTGAATACGGGCTCTCCCTCCTTTAGTCCTTTTGATACTATTACTTTTCTTAGTTGCTATTCACTATATTTTCATTTGTTTTCTTTTGTACAGGAATTTTGATTGCCACGATCTCCATTTTTGCCACCCCAGGAAATTTTTGACAACATGACAATCTTCCACATATGATTCTGGTATGTGGCTACTGGGACAATCTTCCATCAATTTGTAACACTTATTAGAACTAGTGATCATGAAAAGAATTCCGCAGACTTGTTTTAGGTACGTACATAATTTTTTTAGAGATAATTTTCTCTCTTTATCCTTGATTCATAAGAACAGAATTCACCagtatcttttattaattttgcTTTATCATTTATATAAGAAATAAACTCACATTTGAGAGGCCAACTTGTTTTACTGGATATTGTATCTTTCTATGAGCTTTGAAAAGACTAATAATAGAAATAAGTGAGTACTAAGGGGGAACTTAAAGTACTGGAACATCATGATGGTGCATGTTTAAAAGCTCGTTTGGATGCTTATTTAGTTGCAGAAATTGAGTTTAGTGGCAACTACTTATGAGATATTATATCCCTGTCCTTCAGTCATATGTTGGTGGGATATGGTTTTTTAAATGAACTTTCATGGTAAATAGTGAAGATAGTATGAAAAGGGGACTTCAACTTTCAAAACCTTTGGAAAGTTGCAAGTTAATCGTGTTTGTTTAACTAAATAATTACTCTCtatttatgtattttgtggtAATTGAAAAGTCTCAATTTCATTCTCCGATTCTTATTGAGGGATGAAAATTAGTGTAAATATCttgaaaaatggaaaaaaattattttaaattagtgTAATTACTAATTGTATTTTCAAACATAATAATGAAACCTGTAATGCAACTATTACTTCACACTCAAACACATTATGTATTTCCttccaaaaaaaaataacattatgtATTTTAATACAATTTTAAGATGGAAAAGAAAGCTTATTTGGGAaggaaaaaaaactattttataattatttttatactcttcatttttaaaaattaaatgacCATGAATATGTTAGTAATTTAATCTTCTTATTAATTTGAAAAAGGTTTTCTGCCAACTTTTTCCTTCTACTCTCGAACcaaacatcaatttttttttcttccctcCACTTTTCTCTTCACTCACTTTTCCTCCTTACCACCTTACCAAACATAGGgtctttttaattttgtttttgttgacAATTCTAATATCTCTTTTCGAGTCCCAAAGAAAATATACTGAGCAATATATTTGATAAAAAGTGCAATTCTATTGTTAAAATTTACACCAAAAAGAAAAGAGccaaaaaagatgacctacatTCACTTAGTCACACTATCAATGATATTGCCCTAATTGTAACATACATAAGCTTGTAGCCCCTTGGTTGTAAACGACTATACTAATACAGAAGTTAACAAGAGTTGTTCTCCATCGCAGCTTGAACACCTAATAAGCTGAAAAGCCTGTTGCCTCATCACTGATTGATGATCTAA is a window of Humulus lupulus chromosome 4, drHumLupu1.1, whole genome shotgun sequence DNA encoding:
- the LOC133829971 gene encoding uncharacterized protein LOC133829971, with the translated sequence MAGNGLPSLGRVKLTDLVPAEGVPSDSYKLSVSTLTQSLAQYSAAIIQFPMSDGALLRAALDSARLYFHQKPSYPSADMIHPNDPRDWCKTSGYYADPSLWQETYDYRPGVTPPDSNNGMECPPAGLPDIFSLLGKVARVILDAISFFLNLRSSPFSKILDNVPLRPREISSSVLSVCCHARPSFQGAQHHNFATQEDGQLVMFSDHEHQVDKSLISLVKSDKAGLHIKDCQGHWNLVDEVLGPQEAIVYPGLALYHETAGYFNPALHRTDINNLQSNLLGRCSLAFKLMPKSMSSLSCSEMRAAGHGVDAQFQLPVPVDDFMQKAHPTDQLFNRNSVSNFNFNATQEGSMKIRRRKNDSRSKPLPPSKRLRLEAQRVLKEKVQDIADKKGIKLRFCNLKECENHIHTHDSPCANIRMEIGWPPGVPFVHPHDLPNKAKMGFLEAYEPGWSATHDMELSLTEPGQASQHSAN